In Castor canadensis chromosome 11, mCasCan1.hap1v2, whole genome shotgun sequence, a single genomic region encodes these proteins:
- the Ptrh2 gene encoding peptidyl-tRNA hydrolase 2, mitochondrial isoform X1, which produces MAGGVRNLAAFGASGQMLSRSLVMEYLAHPGTLSLAVGVACGMCLGWGLRVHFGKLPKSSPSETDTETGTETSTLGESGEYKMILVVRSDLKMGKGKVAAQCSHAAVSAYKQIQRRNPHVLKQWEYCGQPKVVVKAPDEEALMELLTHAKMLGLTVSLIQDAGRTQIEPGSRTVLGIGPGPADLMDKVTGHLKLY; this is translated from the exons atggctggaggggtccgaaacttagctgcctttggggcctcaggacAG aTGCTCTCCAGATCCTTGGTTATGGAGTATTTGGCTCATCCCGGTACCCTCAGCTTGGCCGTTGGAGTTGCCTGTGGCATGTGCCTGGGCTGGGGTCTCCGTGTGCACTTTGGGAAGCTCCCCAAAAGTTCCCCAAGTGAGACAGACACAGAAACTGGAACTGAAACAAGCACCTTGGGAGAGAGTGGGGAGTACAAAATGATTCTTGTGGTTCGAAGTGACTTAAAGATGGGAAAAGGAAAAGTTGCTGCCCAGTGCTCTCATGCTGCTGTTTCTGCCTACAAGCAAATTCAAAGGAGAAACCCGCATGTGCTCAAACAGTGGGAATACTGTGGCCAGCCCAAAGTGGTGGTCAAAGCACCTGATGAAGAAGCCCTGATGGAATTACTGACCCATGCCAAAATGCTAGGGCTCACTGTAAGTTTAATCCAAGATGCTGGGCGCACTCAGATTGAACCAGGCTCTCGTACCGTCCTAGGAATTGGGCCAGGACCAGCAGACCTAATGGATAAAGTTACTGGCCATCTCAAACTTTATTAG
- the Ptrh2 gene encoding peptidyl-tRNA hydrolase 2, mitochondrial isoform X2 gives MLSRSLVMEYLAHPGTLSLAVGVACGMCLGWGLRVHFGKLPKSSPSETDTETGTETSTLGESGEYKMILVVRSDLKMGKGKVAAQCSHAAVSAYKQIQRRNPHVLKQWEYCGQPKVVVKAPDEEALMELLTHAKMLGLTVSLIQDAGRTQIEPGSRTVLGIGPGPADLMDKVTGHLKLY, from the coding sequence aTGCTCTCCAGATCCTTGGTTATGGAGTATTTGGCTCATCCCGGTACCCTCAGCTTGGCCGTTGGAGTTGCCTGTGGCATGTGCCTGGGCTGGGGTCTCCGTGTGCACTTTGGGAAGCTCCCCAAAAGTTCCCCAAGTGAGACAGACACAGAAACTGGAACTGAAACAAGCACCTTGGGAGAGAGTGGGGAGTACAAAATGATTCTTGTGGTTCGAAGTGACTTAAAGATGGGAAAAGGAAAAGTTGCTGCCCAGTGCTCTCATGCTGCTGTTTCTGCCTACAAGCAAATTCAAAGGAGAAACCCGCATGTGCTCAAACAGTGGGAATACTGTGGCCAGCCCAAAGTGGTGGTCAAAGCACCTGATGAAGAAGCCCTGATGGAATTACTGACCCATGCCAAAATGCTAGGGCTCACTGTAAGTTTAATCCAAGATGCTGGGCGCACTCAGATTGAACCAGGCTCTCGTACCGTCCTAGGAATTGGGCCAGGACCAGCAGACCTAATGGATAAAGTTACTGGCCATCTCAAACTTTATTAG